A genomic region of Colletes latitarsis isolate SP2378_abdomen chromosome 7, iyColLati1, whole genome shotgun sequence contains the following coding sequences:
- the LOC143343373 gene encoding facilitated trehalose transporter Tret1-like, whose translation MATDVEKVKYASPDGSKTWEYLTILTCSLMASSMGFVIGWNSPSIVILMDKESPIPVTASSISTLVASVAIGNTVAPLINIFVADKIGRKNTVLLSALPLLVSWSLITIATSIWELYVARFLAGIALGLFICVVPIYIGEVSSTDTRGAANSLLGVTYNMGILVTFIAAPQFTLSCMAGILLVASIGFVISFWFMPESPYFLVMRNRMDQAEEVLEKLRGKTNVSDEMQTIVTTLSKKGEEIVKSGTLKDIFTSRGNFRAFLIIMLFTVTHNFGGFFAIIIYGQLIFKSASNLMTDYTMNVIIGVTQVISSLVTIFLVDRLGRKPLVVVSGAIAAICNLVIGVFFYAKEYMNLNVETFSLAPFIASILLVFTFTCGLVCLQIILMSEIFAAEIKAIATCLVGVLSGVLATVGLKLYIWVAISLGYGHSLPFLAYFVVVAACTVTIYYITPETRGKTFIEIQRKLNKG comes from the exons ATGGCTACGGACGTAGAAAAAGTCAAATACGCATCACCGGACGGCTCAAAAACATGGGAGTATTTGACTATTTTGAcat GTTCTCTGATGGCAAGTTCCATGGGCTTCGTCATAGGATGGAATTCACCAAGTATCGTAATACTAATGGATAAAGAATCACCCATCCCAGTCACAGCATCGAGTATTTCAACGTTAGTAGCTAGTGTAGCCATTGGTAATACAGTGGCACCGCTAATTAACATTTTTGTGGCTGACAAGATTGGCAGGAAAAACACTGTGCTGCTCAGTGCTTTACCGCTTTTAGTAAGCTGGAGTTTAATTACAATTGCCACGTCTATTTGG GAACTGTACGTGGCGAGATTTCTGGCTGGAATTGCGTTGGGACTGTTTATTTGCGTTGTACCGATCTACATTGGCGAAGTATCGTCAACGGATACACGGGGCGCTGCAAACTCTCTGCTAGGCGTCACATACAATATGGGTATCCTCGTAACGTTCATAGCTGCACCGCAGTTCACGTTATCCTGTATGGCCGGGATTTTGTTGGTAGCCAGCATCGGTTTTGTCATCTCCTTTTGGTTTATGCCGGAATCGCCGTATTTCTTGGTGATGAGGAACAGAATGGATCAGGCGGAAGAAGTGCTGGAAAAACTACGCGGCAAAACCAACGTTTCCGACGAGATGCAAACGATCGTCACCACCCTATCAAAGAAAGGGGAGGAAATAGTGAAGAGTGGTACCCTGAAAGATATTTTCACATCTCGTGGAAACTTTCGTGCTTTCCTCATCATCATGCTGTTCACCGTGACGCATAATTTCGGTGGTTTCTTCGCGATTATTATTTACGGTCAATTAATATTCAAGTCGGCCAGCAACCTAATGACCGATTACACGATGAACGTTATCATCGGCGTAACACAAGTGATCTCCTCTCTTGTAACGATTTTCCTGGTCGACAGACTTGGCCGGAAGCCGCTGGTAGTCGTATCCGGCGCGATCGCTGCCATATGCAATCTCGTGATCGGTGTTTTCTTTTACGCGAAGGAATACATGAATCTAAACGTGGAAACGTTCTCGTTGGCACCGTTCATAGCTTCCATACTGTTGGTCTTCACTTTCACTTGCGGTCTTGTCTGTCTACAGATCATCCTAATGTCGGAGATCTTCGCTGCGGAGATCAAAGCGATCGCCACGTGTCTCGTGGGCGTGCTTAGCGGTGTGCTGGCCACCGTGGGTTTAAAACTTTACATATGGGTAGCCATAAGTTTGGGTTATGGTCATTCGCTTCCGTTCTTGGCGTATTTTGTTGTTGTAGCAGCCTGCACGGTGACAATCTACTATATTACGCCCGAAACGAGAGGCAAAACGTTTATAGAAATTCAAAGGAAACTAAATAAAGGTTGA